Genomic DNA from Triticum dicoccoides isolate Atlit2015 ecotype Zavitan chromosome 4B, WEW_v2.0, whole genome shotgun sequence:
attgcagtcaccggcaatgcacgagcacccttcaacacattgttgaaacattctaccagattgctcgtcatgtcgccatatcgccaaccaccatcgtcatgagcgcgtgcccacttgtgcttctcgcttaaattcctagttaagaagtcttttcccccttcgttcaccgctgcaaagagtttgttgtaccgagcatcgaaaccttgggtggtgaaggccacacatacatgggtaaggtctttgccgagctccttgctcttacatgcccggtaaaagttggccacgaaatgcctcatgcaccatctgtgGTGAAGCTTTGGAAATCCTAGAATAACAATGTCCACTGCCTTGAGTATGCCATGATGCCGGTccgatatgatgcatacctccctagccccaatcacgttgtgcctaacatgacccatgaaccactcccagttgtcctggtgctcggaaggcaccaaagcaaatgcacacggcaacacgttgtcgtttgatgagtgcgccattgctaccattagtgtgcccttgtatctaccggtcaagaacgtgccatctatagacaagaccggacgacaatgctgaaacgcctccacacattgtccataactccagaaggcatggtggaacactccctcgtgatcctcgaccacatgaaacatgcccgggttcctatgtgcaatggcggccaacaaccttgggagctggttgtatgcttcttcataaccaccatacaacatcctaatagcatttgcctttgccttccatgccttcccatacttgactTCATAACCAAATTGCTTTTTCACCGTCCGCATGAGAAACCTCACTTTCACAGTGGGATCAAAGCCTATGTCTTTCATCCATTTGTATCCGAGATACTCAGATGTGAGTTGACGGTGTGTCTTTCTAAGTCGTTTAGACGGAGGTTTGCATCTATGAGTGGCAACACAACTTTTTAACACCCATTCTTCGGTTTCTTTAAGCTTTCTTGCACGAACCTTCCATTGGCATCCTTCTTGCTCACACACCACGGTGTAACGCAACTTCATGTCGGAGTGCTCAACATAAAACGGCCTATGGTTTCGAATGGCATAGTCAGCCAACCAAAACTTCAGCATAGGCAAGCTCAGaaacttcactcctttcttcaaATAAGCAATCTCGTCCTCATTGTCCACCCTTGGTTCTCCTGGATCCGGGCATggtgttggctcaatcgccgtcattctcattccaccgtcaacaacaactttatgggcaaggctgagatctttaaacaagtgagttcttttttgtaagcccgtcagctcaaagtggatttggttctcctcctttgtgaatccatcctcgtccaactgttcagctggaccctcgtcatccgagtcatacgcatattgacgcctaaaaggcaagtcacgatccatgtccttttgcgctatgtacgcatccaagtcaccaacatcattaccatgaaacccttcctcttgctcttcgtcgtcatcataagcatcttcatcctcttgaattactccgtcactagcaatcacctcaacttcatttgcttggctagttggtggttggctagaagcattgggggcatacaactcaacctcatttgctttGATAGATGGTACACGGGGATGTGGTGGGGGATAAACATTGGGGGCATCAACCACAACCCTATGCTCAACAAGTGGCACCATTGTCCTCTCGCTCATGTCATCCATTGGGGAAGAGACATGCCGGTTCAAATCAAAGGTAAACCGAGGAGATTCAACCTTGGTggcaaacaattcaagtgacttgtcttCCGATTGAGATATTTTTCCTTGTATACATCCCAATGCAAATCCGAGGTGATAGGCATACTTTTCAAGCGAGATTTGGCtccaactccaacatcataccttcctattaacttaaacatcaacattggtgtccatccacttcaaaacttgtctcacttttgcaacaacatcctcatagctagggcttgtatcaaaaaccaatggttcctcacccgtgtcggcattgttactcaagaatgcctccttgtcaatgtaatgaacattaacaagtctctccatctaaaaataacatgaatgcatttaagacttcaatgagaattggtgtttatccaaatacatcttatTATATCCAAATCATATCAACACTAAATTATTAGTGATGTCCACAAAAGTATAACTAATTAACACACACTAAGCAAAGTTAACCCTAATCACTAACTAACCCTAACCCCCAATCTTTCTACTCAACAAACATATATTCCTACTACACACCATGCATAGCACTATATTATCAAAGTTAACCAAGCCATTCACACTAACATAAAGGGGAGAAAACATGAACTAGGGTACCACCAACATGTATAAAATGCAACCAAAATAACAAGAtttaacaaaaaataattggatgatTTGAGGGAGATTACCAAGAGTAGCAAAGTGATGGAAAGATCCACCTAAGGGATGCACCTTTTGGAAAGGATTTGAGGGGGAGCTTGAGGGGTAGGAGAGAGTATGAGAGCTCCAAGTGTCCTTCAAGCTTGGGTTGTGGATTGGGGAAAGTGTCCActtaccagggccagacgccagggtccctggcgtctggcccctttgccacgtcagcaggtcaacgggcaggcgggcagtgcgggccaggggccagacgccagggatcctGGCGTCTACTTCGCAATCCAGACGCCAGGGATGTTGGCGTCATCCAAAAAGGTCAGAATCGAAATTTCTTTTGAGacgaggtcaaatcgggattttgTTAGCCTTATAGGTCATAATAGTAATTTTGTCCACTCCAGTGTGTAAAGAGCAGGCCTATCCTATCGATGCAATCCGCTGATGGTAACCAaccatgattttacattttttgagtTGGTAACCAACCATGACAGTGGTACGATCCATTGCAATTTGCAGAGAGGCCTTTCACCCAGTTGTCAACTTGTGGTTTGATTGATTAATTAAACGGTAACGATGGCTGCCGACGTGCCAAACCCATTTCCTCATTCATGCTAGCTGTAATTTCCCGCACGTTTTGCTCCCCGTGGACTGACGGACGCCGCAACCACCGGTCGTCCTCGCCCGGATCCGATCGAGTGACGAGGAAACCAACGGCTCGCCCCCACCAAACCAACCAACGCCATCTCAGATCTCGAGTGAAGAAATAAACTTGTTAACCGGTCCTTTTCGTCGCCCAGTTCGCAGCTGCCCCGAAAGCAATCGCGGGCGTTTCGTCGGTACTAGTACTACTGTGCCAAGCGTGCTTCTGGTTCGATCAACGGCGGTTGGGCGCGGTAGGTCGGTGGTGGTTGGGTCCTTCGGCATCCACTCTCCATCAGATCCTTCTGCTTCTTGTGCATGATCGGGCTGGCTGGTTTCGGGCGAGCGTCGGCGTCCTCGTTCGCTCGCTACAAAGAATTCCACGGCCTTTGTGTGCGTGTGTTATACTACTACTAGTATATAATTGTTGGTGCCTTTGAGACCGAGGCGAATGGCGAAAATTCTCGTGAAAGCGAGACACGAGGCGGTTCGGTATGTTTCTTTTTCCGGGGACAGACAGGGTCTTGAGCCTGATCCCAGGCGTCACGCATGGACGCCTCGTGGATCATTGGCCTGCCGCTAATCGATTTTTGTACTGCTCTTGTGGCGAAGTCAAGTGGTTTTCTATGAAACACAACGAATGAATCGCTGCTGGATAGAGAAATGAACTTTTCTGCAGGGTTTCTTGTCGCGGTGGAGGATCGGTGGCTGCAAAGTTTTCAAACAAAACAAAATCGTGTCGAATCGATCGTCACACTCCGTTGATTAATCTTCCTTTTGGCCTACATTTGGACTTTTCATAATGCCGGTCTGTGACGTTTAGGATTTTATAGGTTTTCTTGTTTTGACACATGGCAGCGCCTTGAAAATCTTGTGGCGTCATTGCAGTTTGAAATGTCCGGTTACATTATATGAAGGGTAAGCTACTTGATTCCTCTAGTAGGCTTTTCAGATTCGGGGTGTGGCACGAGCTATGCGTTTATGGATGGCTAGCTCTGCTCTTACGGCTAAGCACCTGCAAACATAGCAGCTCCATCGCACACTATTGCTCTTTTAAGGGCTCATTTTGTTCAAAAGAAAAGTGACGGGGAATTTTTCTTTGATCTCGATcggtttcagaaaaaaaaatcatgaattttagaATCCACTGGAACCTCTTTTTCAAATTTCTACGCATAGGCTGAGATCCTTAGTAGCATAATAACATGCTAATAGTATCTTTTCATGTGGCTTGATTCGTTTTGAGTCTCTTTATTAGGATTCTTGTTTTTTCTTTCTATTACAGGATTCTTGTGCTTTTCCTATTCCCGTAAACCAAACACTCAAATTTGCAAAATTCATACAACTCGACAAAATTTTATATGGGCAGCTTTCCACATATGATTTTCAGGTATTTAATCTAAATGTCTTTTTTTTTACGATATCAGCAGCTTAATTTGCTTGATTTGTGCACGTTAAAACAGCTGGTACAAGGAACTACTAAAGCACTAGTATATCATACTAGTATATGTACAACCCTATTTACATCGGTCTATTTGTCTACTTGCACGTAAACGTAACATACGTACATACATGACCCACCGGCAACTTCCTCGTGTCTGCTATGTACACGTAACCGCTAGACTTAGAAAAAGAGGACCTACTTAATTTACAAACTAGCCCCTGTACCGTCCCGTATTCACACAAAGCATCCCGTCCGACACGCGTCCTCCTCCTCCGGTCCTTCAGGAGCAGGATCTGATGAGGCCAAGGTTGTAGAGATTCTTCTTCACCAGGCTGCCGAGCGAGAACAAGCCagcgcctgcgccgccgccgccggcgtccCCCTCCGTCGAGCAGAGGCGGGGCCACCGCTCCTCGTCCACGCGGAGGCTCTCGGTGCCGACCCCGTGGATGACCTCGTCGATGGTCTTGGGGTCGGCGGGGCGGCCGGCCACGTCGGTGACGTGGAAGACGTTCACGGCCATGTCGCCCCTGGTGGTGATCTCGGCGTGCGTGACCGAGAGGCTGTTCTCCCGGAACACGCGCGTCACGTAGGCCAGCAGCCCGCGGCGGTCGGAGATGCGCAGCTCCAGCCTCACGCCCTGTGAAAGAGGAGGATCGCGTTAGTCGGCGGCGGTGGGGATTTCGGCCGAACACATGGCGCTCAAGTGGAAAGTTGGGCGGAAAGGGACTCTCTGGTGGGGGATCGGGTGCTTTTTTGTCCAGGGTGGCGTGGCATGGAGAGCAAGGAAAGGAGATATTCAATTGGGACGGACGGACGTACCTCGGACGCGCGCCTCTCGATCGCCGCTTCCAGGCATTGGATCACCCGCTGCCTCTCGCCCTCCGAGCTGATCGCCCGCCCGTCCAGCCGCCTGATGTAGAATTCCTGCGCCCAAGCCAAAGCAAACGGAAATCAGATCATAGCAATTACAACATGGAGTAATCTGAATTGTTTCTTGCAGGAGATGAACATTTCGACAAGGTCTTAAGTTAATCATATGATAATAATTGCAATTTTACGAGATATTCCTACAGTGCCTGTGATGTGATTGAGGTGAAACATGATCCCATTTCATGACAGGGAAAAGCTGATCCCGTTTGAACTTTTTGCCCGCTCGGAGTAGTTTGGAGCCAACCATAAGAACTGTGTTAAAATTGAATTAATCAGAGTAACCAATGAGGGCAACAGATTGGAAGGGCCAAGAAACGTCTAGGAAGCCCGGGCCAAGAAACGTCAAGAGCGGAATTTAAAGCTCCCCGAAATACGGGGCACACAACCTGCTctagaacaaatttcctgtagaTCAATTGAACAAGCAACTGCGAGAGGCCTCACCTGCTGCGCGTGATCGCCGTCGGTGTCGAAGGTGCCGTGGTACACCACGTAGTCCAGGTCTGTCAAGGTGCAGACGACGTCGAACAGCAGCTTCGGCCGGTCGCGGCAGCTCACGGTCACCACCGAGTACCCCCGTTCCCCCCACTCCTgcaccgccaccgccgtcgccgtcgtcgccggcccCTCCGCGGGGGCCCGGCGGTCGGCATCCCTGTCCTCGCTCAGCAGCTGGTGGAGCCTCCGGTCCAGGTTGCCGACCGCCGCCGCGTCGAGCAGGACCGTCCtcgcgccgcgcgcgccgccccggaGGACGTGCCTGAGCCGGGACTCGATGCGCCTGATCCGGGCCGCGTCGTGGATGGGCGCGCCGGTGTCCTCGTCGCGGACGAACACCAGGGCGGCGACGCGGCCGCCGTGCGTCCACGCCTTGGCGTCCACGGTGCTGCAGCGCAGGTCGTGCAGCACGGCGAACACCTCCGAGAGGAGCCCCGGGCGGTCGACGCCGATGAGCTCGAGCAGGCAGAGCGCCTCCTTGGCGGGCGGGTCGCACCCCACCGGGCGCGGCAATGCGtcggccgcggccgccgcggcGGCGAGCGAGGACTCGAGCCGGACGAGCAGCTTGTCGGCGTCGGCGACCTTGCAGCCCGCTGCGTCCGTGACGTGGAAGACGTCCATGAACCACCGGCCGTCGTCGGAGGAGATGTACCCCTTCCGGACGCAGACGCCGTGCTCCGACAGCGCGGCCACCGCCTCCAGCAGCACGCCGTGCTTCCGCGCGCTGTGCACCTGCACCAGCGTCGCCGTCTCGCACACCCCGTTGTCCACCACGACCCTGCACCGCCGCGCAAACGCTCACCAAACCGCTCGAAATCGACGCAAGAACCAAGAAAGAACCGTGTCGCCAGACTGGAATCCCCCACGCGCGCCCACTCCACTCACCTCGGGGTGTTCATGTGCCGGACGAAGAGCTCGTACACCTCGGACGGATGGCACCGCTCCATCGCCGCCGGAGCCCGATGGATCGCCGCGCTCGCCGCTTCCGTTTCCTTCCTTCCCCGGGCCTCCCGCGGCGGTTTCCTGCGCCCCTCGCCCTTTTTCTTTTCCCCACCCTTCCAAAGGGGAGGAGGAAGGTTTGGGTTGGGTGTGCGGAGCGGAGCGGTTCAAAATCGGGTGCGGAGGCGGAGATGGTGGGTTTTGGGTGCTGCTGTGCCGATCGCGGCGCGGGCAGTCGGTTTTGTGTGGGGAGGGCCGGTGTTGTCTCGGTCAGCGTCGGCTAAAACGGGCGGAGAAAATCAAGCccccaaaccaaaccaaaccaaatccTCGCGATTCCTGGCGTGGATTTTGGTTTTGGTTCCCGGAGTCAAACCGAGGACGGACCGAGCAAATGGAACTTGGACTAGCGACTGGTGTGTTCACTCCAGGCTGCGGATGAAAACGGAGGGAGGCCGCGGCGTGTGGGGAGGTTTTGTAGGAGATCCCCGACCGACCGTGTGACTGACAAGGGCGTGGGAAGAGGCAGGCTCGGGTGAGTGGCCCGTGCGTGGCTGCCACCAGTCACCACGTACGCACGGCGCACCTTTACAGATTCTTTCTTGCGTCTGGGTGCAACTTTGCTTTGCTCCAGACTACTCTACTCTGCTCGCCTCCGGTATTAGTATTAGTCTAATCGTGACACAGGATTATGAGTTACTCTTACGTGCTTGACTGCTTTTTTCCGAGACGTCGCCATCGAAGAATAGACCGAAAACATTAAACGCCTGACTGAACCTTCGCCGAAATGCTGACTCGTCTGCATTCCCATTCCATCAGCTCAGCTATGTAGAGTaacttcacaagcatggcaagctaCACACACATCCTATTTTTTGGGGACTAGAAGCATCAACGCAACGCACGAAGGGCAAAAGGCAGCTTTCATCGGCGTTGCTCTCTCTACGGGAGGGAAAGGGGTTAGCGGAACAGTGGAAAGGAAGGCCGCGGCGTTCGCACGCGCCACCGACCCGGGTCAACAACCGCGTCCAGAAAGGACGACCCACACCAATCCCGTGCCACGGCTCGCGCCCATACGTGCCGCGCCTGGTCCACCTCCACCGAACCGTGGCCCCGTCACGCGCCCATCTCTTCAGACGTGTCGCCGAGGGGTCCGTGCCACCGCCTCCGTCTTCTTGCTTGCCATCCAAGCTAACCATTGCCTGGAACCCGTCTCCACCTTTTTTTTTCCTACTCTATATAAGCCGTCGCGGCCAACAAGATTCTTTTTTATTAAAGGGTAGGAACTTTTGCAAGTATACGAATAAACGAAACATGCTAGTTATATAGGATATTTTGTAAATATATGGAGACACAAACCCTGCAAGTTAGATTTGCAATTTGGCATGAACTGAACTATGTATCGTGAAGTTGGTAGAGCCTTGTGGATAAATGATCTGTAAAAGTCCTTCGCCAATATTTTCATGTGTGACCTACGTCTTCTTAGCCTGAACTCTATGTGTGTTAGACTTCGTTGGACAAACATGTTACAACCTGCTTTGACTTCCCTGTAGATGCATGGACACATATTTGTAGGAGGTAAGCCATTAGAGTAGTTTCCTATTTAAATATGCTTGTAATAACTGTTTACAGATCTACAGTATGTTGTCTTAATAGCACACATGAACTCCTCTTGAAGAATCAGGGCACAGTAAGCCTAGAAAACTACTAACCACCTATCAGTTTACAGAATATTTCTTCATTATGAACGCAAAATCAAATGATGTTTCTTAATATTCACAACATATATATTCAGAATAACTCGCATCACTAATAATTTactccatatactccctccgttcctttatctaAGGTGCATTTTTTTCAGCTCGGTGACCAAGGCAGCAATTTTTGGAGCATCTGGGACAATACTACCCCTGGTATTAGCTTAGCGTTGGAAATCAATTAGGTGAGCTTCCACTGATTTGGCCGCTGCATGCAGATACGCTGCCGGCCTTGCATGGCACATGCAATCCCCGTATCCCAAGAAATCAACGATGCAAATAACTCTGTTGCCTCCTATAGGAAAATGAGCTCGCGCGGCAGAGAGAAAAAGGGAGGGAAGTCACTTGGCGCCAACAGAATGCAGATTTTAAAATATGTTCTCGTGTACAAAATGAGTCAACTCCCCATGGTTTTCTTCATTTCCCCCTTCTTCCAGTACTTGGCCAACAGAAAACATGGTTGATCTAGACTTGCATCCAGCACCTAATTGGGATTCAATTAAGGAGAACGAAGACCGGGCCTGTGATCTTGGATACGACTATTACTGGCTAGCTTCCGATGACTCCGACGACGGTATGTCCTTGTGCAATCTCACCTTTTTGCAGTAATACTAGCAGGATAATTTTTTATTGCGGGCTCCATGTAGAAGTTGAGCATTCCCTCCATGACGGCAATGGATGCGAGCATGATCGACTTCATGCCAGCAAAGAAGCCGACGATGAGGCGGACCTCCTTGAACACAGGCGAGCTGCTTCTGCGGAGCACGGGCGACTTGATGTACGCACGCCGGTGGAAGACGCGGGGCGCGGCCAACGCGCCGGCGGGCGCGGACGCGGGCACGGCCAAGGCGCAGGCGGGCGCGGACGCGGGGACGGCCACGGCCAACGCGCCGGCGGGCGGGGACGCGCGCGAGGCCAACTTGCAGACGGACCCGGCCATGCAGTGGACGCAACGCAGGCTTCACAGGTATACGTACTGTATGTATTCCATACTCCTTGAACCAGATCATGTACTCCGGGGTAGTACTTGAACCGTTGTGTCACCATCTCTGCTGAGGTGGATCACCGAGGCGCTGGTGGACGAGGCCACGTAGAGGATGGAATACAGTGCAAGCCGCCGGTGAATCCagcggagaagtggtggccggtgtCCTTTTGCACGATGGTTTCGCTCAGAAGTAGGAAGACCTTCTATCCTGGGGCGATCCGGCTTGGTACAACCAGGGCCTATCTCTTCGACAGCGAACATGTTCTTATAGATTCTCGTGCGCGCCGGACCGGTGAAGTATTCATCCAGGGAACGGTTGTCATGTTCCCCTGCCATCTTGCGAACATCACCAccggtgaccaaggagttgatgcgGCAGGTTCTATGTGCGCACACGACTCAGGCCATGGAGAAGATGCTGCTGGTGGATGCGATGGCTCGGAAGTGGAAGAAGCTGCCAGTATGCACGCGGGCCTCGGACGTGCTCGTGGTGCACATGATGTCGTGCTTAAACGCGTGCGTGCGGCGCTACTTGCTGGTCCTGTCGTCGGGCGTGGCCATGGAGGTGACGACAATGCCGCCGGGGACGCCAGTGACGCTCGACGTGGTCGTCGACGCTTGGGCTTGGCTGGTCGCAGCAGAATGCGCCCGGCTCTGACGAAGTGGCAAGGCGGCCTTACCGAAGTTGTTCCATCTTCGCTAAATGGCAGCAGCAATGATGCAACCAGCCCTGCCAACGTTAACCAAGGTGACTGTACAGAAAGTGTTCCATCTTTAGTAAATGGCAGCGGCAATGATGCAACCAGCCCCGCCGGCAACGTTAACCCATGCATCCGTGTGGAGTTGAACAAAGGTGTTGTTCCAGAGAGTGACCCTGGAGTACAAGCTGAAGTAGCTGACACCGGCAACAACAATGGTTAGTCTTCTGCATGAGTTATTTCTGTAGAGAATGTTAGTTCTTTTTAGCTGAAAGTAATTCAGTTCTTGTTCTGAATATTCTGTAGGCTCAAATGCTAATCAAAAAAAGAAGCGAAGATGGTACCCAGACCATCAAAAGCAAGAAATTTATGCTATGCTATTAGAGCGGACAAATCAAGGCGTACTAAACCAAGGGGTGGTTGACGAGGTGGCAGAGCTTTGTCAAGTTAATTACCGGACTGTTCAAAACATATGGTCGAGAGGCAAGAAAGCCGGTGGTATTCATGGAGTAGCAAACAAAAGGGTGAAAACTTGTGGCCGCAAGAAGATACCGTTTGATTCAGATGCCATAAAAAAGATTGAATTGAGCAAAAGAACTACGCTCAAAGATCTTGCTAATGAGCTTCAAATGGCGAAGACAACTTTATGGAGAAGGTTGAAGGAGGGCAGACTGAAGCGCCATACAAATTCAATTAAATCCACATTGACTGATGACAACAAGGTGGGTCGGATTCGGTTTTGTTTATCCATGTTGGATGAGCTAAGTGTGCCTGAAGAACCCAGATTTAAAGGCATGTACAATGTCATTCACATTGATGAGAAGTGGTTCTACCGCACTAAAGGTACCCAGAACTACTACTTGGCACCTGATGAAGAAGAACCCTATCGCAGCACACAGAGCAAGGGATTTATCGAGAAAGTGATGTTCTTGGCAGCAGTAGCAAGGCCTCGTTATGATGATCATGGTGTCATGACTTTTGATGGCAAGATTGGAATTTGGCCATTCACATATCAGGACTTTGCAAAGAGGCGTAGCCCTTaccgagagaggggggaagaggtaACCAAGGTTTTGCCGTTGGTGACGAAGGATGTCAGTAGAGATTATATGGTGAACAAGCTGCTACCTGCCATCAAGGCTTTGTGGCCGGCTTCAGAACGCGGACGCATAATATACATTCAGCAAGATAATGCAAAGACCCATATTGCTGTGAATGACAGTGTGTTTTGTGCAGCGGCACAGGCGGATGGATGGGATATTAGGCTTACATGTCAGCCGCCGAACTCACCTGATTTGAACATTCTTGACTTAGGATTCTTTGCTGCACTTCAGGCTCTTTTTGAGAAGATGTCCCCTGGTAAAATTGCTGATATTGTTGCAAAGGTGAAAAAAGCATATGACACCTACCCGGCTGAGAGAAGCAACCGTATTTTTCTTACccttcagtcatgcatgtgcgaggtACTGAAGCAGAAAGGAGGTAACCGGTACAAGGTTCCGCACATGAGGAAGTCATTTCTGGCGGCACTCGAAATGCTTCCGGACGTAGTACCCTGCGATGCTGATGTTGTAATTGCTGCTATTGAAGCCCTTCCAGATGCTTGATGTACTTCTTGTGGCTTGTTATCAGTAATAATCTTAGCAACTTCGTTACTTATACAGTCATGAATTTAAACATACTCGTACTGTACTTGTAGCCTTATTCATAATCTCAGTGAACTTGTTCTTTGTTTTCTGATGCTTAttactccatgccatcaagtaatcTTAAAAGAACTTGTTGTTAATTTTTTGGTGATTTTTATTACTCCATGACTTCGACTTATCTATTGCTTTGAGAGTAGAACATTGCAAGTAACAGTAACCAACAAAATGAGCTTCATTCATGCCAAAGTATGATGTCACTTAACAAACTCATGCAATAAAAAAAAGACTTTGGGCACATTGACAATTTATGAAATCACACCAAATATTTAGTGCTAAGCGGAGAGTAGTTGCGTCACTGATTATGTGGtcatttcttcatcttctttggatcATACGATGTCATCAAGGACTTCAGTATGAAATCCCTATATGATTCCATTCCTGGGGTACCGAGTCCGGCATTGAATCTGGGGCATAAAATCGTTCCACACGCACTTCACTTGCTCTGGCAGCTTGCATTGCTTCAAACTCTGAATCGATGGTCTCGGCATCGCTATCGACCTCATCATTCTTGATGGCCTTGTCATCTACCGCGTTGCTCTTATCGTTCTCCTCGCCATATTGGTGCTCCCCTTGATCGACGCCTCCAGTTGTGTCGCTAAAAGTTAGAACAAGGCATGTCATACTAGTACATGTACAGATATGATGGATAAGAGCAAACGTATAAGTGGGACTAACCAAAAAACGGTGATGTTATTTGACATGACGGATATTCCATACATACGGCAAAGGACAGTGCGCCGAGCATTGCTTGACATGGCATGCTTGAAGAGGCCGATGCGGCGTATGGTTCGGACACCACGCAGTTCACGACCTCATTGACGGTGGCGATTCCGGCCTTGGAAGAAGTTACAGACCGGATGTCGAGCAGCATGTGTGCGCAATAACCCGGCTTGTTGGACATCGCCGTTGTCGGCCGTGGCCACATCATGCAAAATCTGGTCGGCGAGCTTCACGTCGGACAACAGAGGCGACGAGTCCTCGGCGAGACACCGGCCGTGGTCTTGCACCTCACTAAACAGGCCCAAGGACTCGTCCGTTTCTTCCACCTGACTGAACAGTTCCATAGCGGGATCATCCTCTTggctaaaaacatgcaacaacgagTTGAACCTATCTTCCTCTAGCGTGAACGGATCCATGGTGGAAGAGAAAAGGCGTCCGTTCAGAAGTTTTGTTCGTGTGATGCTTTCTGTTCTCAGGAAAAGGCTTAGATCAGGTAGAGAAAATTGTTCTATACGCTCTCAAAGAGGAAACAATAAAATAATGGGATTGCATGGGACGGGAGGATATACATTTTCCTAATTAATGATGGTTCCCTTTTTTCCCAACAAAACGCATTAAGTGCTTGGCTTGATTTTAGCATCAGGAGGATAGCTACCATGTATGTCGGCCGTGGAGGGGTAAAAGAGGGATTAAGTGAGATTACAACAAATACACCTTACATTGTGaaatttttgtaaaaaaaaatgcaccttagataaaggaacggagggagtatattcaaAGATCTTTACTCCATGTATATTCGGAGTAATTTTCAcccaaaaaaatagaatatttgGCACGTCATTTGGTAACACGGCTGGCAATGCCATACACAAGCCCGCGCCCCCTCCCCGCAAAGGAAAGAAGGCCGCGGCCTAGgaccagaaacacgatctacgtgaggacctggacaaaaagACTGGcaaaaccagatccatctatggatccagggaacgtgcTCCTACACGGGATCACTATTATCAAACAAAATATGCCGGTCATTTACCAGCTTGGAACCAATACCGAACATTACAACCGTCG
This window encodes:
- the LOC119290994 gene encoding ACT domain-containing protein ACR8-like, which codes for MERCHPSEVYELFVRHMNTPRVVVDNGVCETATLVQVHSARKHGVLLEAVAALSEHGVCVRKGYISSDDGRWFMDVFHVTDAAGCKVADADKLLVRLESSLAAAAAAADALPRPVGCDPPAKEALCLLELIGVDRPGLLSEVFAVLHDLRCSTVDAKAWTHGGRVAALVFVRDEDTGAPIHDAARIRRIESRLRHVLRGGARGARTVLLDAAAVGNLDRRLHQLLSEDRDADRRAPAEGPATTATAVAVQEWGERGYSVVTVSCRDRPKLLFDVVCTLTDLDYVVYHGTFDTDGDHAQQEFYIRRLDGRAISSEGERQRVIQCLEAAIERRASEGVRLELRISDRRGLLAYVTRVFRENSLSVTHAEITTRGDMAVNVFHVTDVAGRPADPKTIDEVIHGVGTESLRVDEERWPRLCSTEGDAGGGGAGAGLFSLGSLVKKNLYNLGLIRSCS